The DNA window GTTTATACTACAGTATGGACATTTTATTGGAAAAAAGTTGACATTCTTAATATTAAAGTATATTTTTGCTATCAAACCCAATTCTAAAACTCTTTAACCAACGTATTTATGGAAAAACTGACTTTACAGCTCATCTTACTGTCTGTCTGAATTAAGTTTCAGTAAACAGAAACCTTTTAGCCACTTATTTGTAATTCTGTTATTCACTGCTGCACCATTTAATTCCTTTGCACAAGCCGATGCTAAATATGCAGTGTCTGCTTTACAACCACAGGAAATTTATTCCAAGGTAATTGTTAAATCAACTTCTCAGCAGTTTGAAAAAATAAATGAAGCAATCGGTTTTGACCACGTTCACCTGGAAAAAGACGGTTCCTTTACCGGTGAATTCTCAAAAGGTGAGATAGCTGAAATGATAAAATTAGGTGCAAAAGTAAAATATCTGATTCCGGATGTGATAAAGGATTTAACAAAAAACAATAATAAAAGACAAATCAATAACTCTTTATCCGACCTTGCTCCGGCTGGTTTTACTTACGGAAGCATGGGTGGTTATCTTACTTATGCAGAAATTGTAACAAAACTCGATCAGCTTCGTACGATGTATCCGAATTTAATCAGTCAAAAATTCAGTATTGGAAAAAGTACAGAAAACAGAGACCTATGGGTAGTCAGGATTTCTAACAATCCGGATGTGGATCAAAACAGTAAACCCAAAGTTTTCTTTAATGCATTAACACATGCCCGGGAACCGGCAGGAATGATGCAGCTGATCTATTATATGTGTACCTTATTGCAGAATTACAATACGGACCCTGAAGTAAAACATTTAGTAGACAACCGTGAAATTTATTTTATGCCTTGTGTAAATCCCGATGGTTATGAATACAACAGAAGTACCAATCCAAACGGCGGCGGTATGTGGAGAAAAAACAGGTATAAAGAATGCACCGTTACTACCACCGTTAGCAATTGCAGAGACATAAAAGTAAGAAGATGTGATACGGTATGGAATGCTGCACACACCTCTTATACGCTAAAGAATTGTAAAGACATTAAGATTGGTAGAATTTGTGATACTACCCGAACTACCAACTGTACGGTATATGGCGTTGACTTAAACAGAAATTACAGTTACAAATGGGCATATGACAATACCGGCAGCAGCAGCACAAAAACTTCCAGTACTTACCGCGGTCCGTCAGCTTTTTCAGAGCCGGAAACGAAAGCCATCAGGGATTTCAGTTATCTTAAGAATTTTAAAATGGTCATGAACCAGCATACGCCAGGCAATCAATTGGTGTATCCGTACAGCTATGCCAACGTAGTCGATCCGAATCAGGCCTTATACGATAAACGTAATACTTTACTTACAGAAACAAATGGGTTACTGATTGGACATATGAAAACTACAGCCGGTTATTTTGCTAATGGTGAATCATCTGACTGGCAATATGGAGAAGTGACGGCTAAACCAAAAGCATTTTCCTGGACACCGGAATTAGGAGAAAGTTTTTGGCCAGCACAATCCTTAATAGAAACGCTATGTATCCGAATGCTTAGAACGGACCTCAATATGACCTGGATTGCCGGAGCATATTTCAGGTATTCAGCTCCTGCCGGACTTACTGCTACAAATACTAATTTTACCGTTCCGGTTACTATTATAAATTATGGAGAAAATGCAGGAAGTGTCGAATCCATTAAATTTATTTCCGGAGACGGAAGAAATACAGGCAACGATTCTATTTCCTTATCAGGAATTAATGTTGGTGCAACATCCGTAAAAAATCATGTACTGGATTTGTCTGCATTTTCCGGTAGCGGAACTGCAACTGGTGTGCTTAGAATAACGTATTCAGGCGGATATAAAGAAGACAAACCATTTAGTTTTAATTATAACCTGCCTTCCGGTGCCAGATTAGGAAAAAGAGTATTACAGCCTTCTATAACAGATGATAATTTTTCCATTTTCCCTAACCCAACAAATGGTGTATTTTCCATTACTTCAAAAAATAACGTGATACCAAAATATGTTTCTGTTTATAATTTAAATGGAGTACTGATGGATGTAAAAGGAAGTGTAAATGAAATTGATTTATCGAATCTTTCTGAAGGTCTTTATACCATCAGAATAGAAACTGAAAATGGATTTACAGATAAGAAAATTATTAAGCAGTAATAAAAAATCTGAATTTTCAGATGCTTAAAGCCCTCTCCAGGATGAGAGGGCTTTTTTATGCAAATTGTCATATGTTAAAGAAAGTAATACCTCAAAGATCTTGAATGTTCTTTCTGTATTTTTTTTACTAATTCTGGATTATTTCTCCGGTCGC is part of the Sphingobacteriales bacterium genome and encodes:
- a CDS encoding T9SS type A sorting domain-containing protein gives rise to the protein MSALQPQEIYSKVIVKSTSQQFEKINEAIGFDHVHLEKDGSFTGEFSKGEIAEMIKLGAKVKYLIPDVIKDLTKNNNKRQINNSLSDLAPAGFTYGSMGGYLTYAEIVTKLDQLRTMYPNLISQKFSIGKSTENRDLWVVRISNNPDVDQNSKPKVFFNALTHAREPAGMMQLIYYMCTLLQNYNTDPEVKHLVDNREIYFMPCVNPDGYEYNRSTNPNGGGMWRKNRYKECTVTTTVSNCRDIKVRRCDTVWNAAHTSYTLKNCKDIKIGRICDTTRTTNCTVYGVDLNRNYSYKWAYDNTGSSSTKTSSTYRGPSAFSEPETKAIRDFSYLKNFKMVMNQHTPGNQLVYPYSYANVVDPNQALYDKRNTLLTETNGLLIGHMKTTAGYFANGESSDWQYGEVTAKPKAFSWTPELGESFWPAQSLIETLCIRMLRTDLNMTWIAGAYFRYSAPAGLTATNTNFTVPVTIINYGENAGSVESIKFISGDGRNTGNDSISLSGINVGATSVKNHVLDLSAFSGSGTATGVLRITYSGGYKEDKPFSFNYNLPSGARLGKRVLQPSITDDNFSIFPNPTNGVFSITSKNNVIPKYVSVYNLNGVLMDVKGSVNEIDLSNLSEGLYTIRIETENGFTDKKIIKQ